The Benincasa hispida cultivar B227 chromosome 11, ASM972705v1, whole genome shotgun sequence genome has a segment encoding these proteins:
- the LOC120089782 gene encoding protein STRICTOSIDINE SYNTHASE-LIKE 6-like, with amino-acid sequence MPESNNQSLSLGPSLALKITALALLTAAVVVYKLDPFDPAVIPAEELSGAPAAVAECSGRVLQGAERIGVGELAAAEDLAYDSELGIVYTGDADGWLKRVRLNDSAIENWVFTGGRPLGVALGPDSEVFVADAYQGLLKVSKEGVVEALTAEADGVRFGLTDGVDVAEDGTVYFTDASYKYGFHNFIFDLFEGRPFGRFLSYNPITKTTKLLVGDLYFANGVAVAPTQDFVVFCETPLRRCKKYYITGDRKGSVEKFVDNLPGTPDNIRYDGHGHYWIALSLEMTGSSSSWYLALKYPVLRKIMAIMEKYCRRPNLEKNGGVVAVNLQGKPVAWYYDYGWSLVTTGIKIGNSLYSGSLALPGIVRLDLDRYPATTAGCPWSKPDDL; translated from the exons ATGCCCGAGTCAAACAACCAGTCGCTGTCCCTCGGCCCGTCGTTGGCTCTCAAAATCACGGCGTTGGCTCTCTTGACCGCAGCCGTCGTTGTATACAAACTCGACCCATTCGACCCGGCGGTGATTCCGGCGGAGGAACTGAGTGGGGCGCCAGCGGCGGTGGCGGAGTGTAGCGGCAGGGTACTGCAGGGGGCGGAGAGAATCGGGGTGGGGGAGCTGGCAGCGGCGGAGGACTTAGCTTATGACTCGGAGTTGGGAATCGTTTACACGGGGGATGCGGATGGGTGGTTGAAGCGAGTTAGATTGAATGACTCGGCGATCGAAAATTGGGTCTTCACCGGCGGCCGGCCTCTCGGAGTCGCTTTGGGACCAGACAGCGAAGTTTTTGTCGCTGACGCTTATCAG GGGTTGTTAAAGGTGAGTAAAGAGGGAGTGGTGGAGGCATTGACGGCAGAGGCCGACGGCGTGAGATTCGGGCTGACAGACGGCGTTGATGTGGCGGAAGACGGCACCGTTTACTTCACAGATGCTTCGTATAAATATGGGTTTCATAATTTCATCTTCGATCTTTTCGAGGGTCGGCCGTTTGGACGATTCTTGAGCTACAATCCAATTACTAAAACCACTAAACTTCTTGTTGGAGACCTATATTTTGCTAATGGCGTTGCAGTTGCTCCCACCCAAGATTTCGTCGTCTTTTGCGAAACTCCCCT GAGAAGATGCAAAAAATATTACATCACCGGAGATCGCAAAGGAAGTGTTGAGAAATTTGTAGATAACTTGCCAGGAACGCCCGATAATATCAGATACGATGGACATGGCCATTATTGGATCGCACTCTCTTTA GAGATGAcgggttcttcttcttcttggtaCCTTGCACTGAAATATCCAGTGTTAAGGAAGATAATGGCGATAATGGAGAAGTACTGCCGGCGGCCAAACTTGGAGAAGAACGGCGGAGTGGTGGCTGTAAATCTTCAAGGCAAACCAGTTGCTTGGTATTATGATTATGGATGGTCATTGGTAACCACCGGAATCAAGATCGGAAATAGTCTCTACTCCGGCTCTTTGGCGCTTCCCGGCATTGTTCGCCTCGATTTGGACCGATATCCTGCAACCACCGCTGGTTGCCCGTGGTCCAAACCCGACGACCTCTGA